The following coding sequences are from one Candidatus Nanopelagicus hibericus window:
- the murD gene encoding UDP-N-acetylmuramoyl-L-alanine--D-glutamate ligase: MNFVAELAAKKCLVIGAGVTGRSVEKALKKFGATTVLFDEKLSNTSDVTNQIPDGIQLAVVSPGWRLDHPVISKLKCSGIEVISEVDLAWKIKQVLAPDQRWIALTGTNGKTTTIKMVESIFKAAKINGAACGNVGETVIDAVIADKPYEYLAIELSSFQIEWSNLAKYEAVAVLNIAQDHIDWHGSFEAYALAKLKLLKQSSKVILNKSDPELSRRVMADSVIWFSLDTPNAGELGVVENLLVDRAFSLSPAQANEISELVDITPTVPHNILNALAAAALALAIGVNYELIKSGLKNFLPDHHRMELVINKNEINWIDDSKATNPHAAIASLLANFNVVWIAGGLAKGASMNELAQRCSSRIKSVILIGADRELIAEAFKEKSPAIEIYRVDQISDAKKLMEDVVFQAINIAKPGDTVLLAPACASMDQFNSYAERGQLFAQAVKALV; the protein is encoded by the coding sequence ATGAACTTTGTCGCAGAATTGGCAGCCAAAAAATGTTTAGTGATTGGGGCAGGTGTTACTGGTCGATCTGTTGAGAAGGCGTTAAAAAAGTTCGGTGCAACTACTGTCTTGTTTGATGAGAAATTATCTAATACTTCAGATGTAACAAATCAAATACCGGATGGAATTCAACTGGCGGTAGTTTCACCCGGATGGCGTCTAGACCATCCAGTAATTTCAAAACTTAAATGCAGTGGTATTGAGGTAATAAGTGAGGTTGATTTGGCCTGGAAAATAAAGCAAGTATTAGCCCCTGATCAACGATGGATTGCTTTAACCGGCACAAATGGCAAAACCACAACTATCAAGATGGTTGAATCCATTTTCAAGGCAGCAAAAATAAATGGCGCAGCTTGCGGAAATGTTGGTGAAACAGTCATTGATGCCGTAATTGCAGATAAACCTTATGAGTACTTGGCAATCGAGCTTTCATCATTTCAAATAGAGTGGAGTAATTTAGCGAAGTATGAGGCGGTGGCAGTTCTTAATATCGCTCAAGATCACATCGATTGGCATGGAAGTTTTGAAGCTTACGCTTTGGCAAAGCTTAAATTGCTTAAGCAGAGTTCAAAAGTTATATTAAACAAGTCCGATCCTGAGTTATCACGTCGAGTAATGGCAGATTCAGTAATTTGGTTCTCACTTGATACCCCAAATGCAGGTGAGTTGGGCGTAGTGGAGAATTTATTAGTAGATCGTGCTTTTTCACTTTCACCAGCACAAGCTAATGAGATATCGGAGTTGGTTGATATAACACCAACTGTTCCACATAACATACTTAACGCACTTGCAGCGGCAGCATTGGCATTGGCAATAGGCGTAAATTATGAATTGATTAAATCTGGTCTTAAGAATTTTTTGCCGGATCATCATCGTATGGAATTAGTCATAAACAAAAATGAAATTAACTGGATCGATGATTCAAAAGCAACTAATCCTCACGCTGCCATCGCTTCATTGCTGGCAAACTTTAATGTGGTATGGATTGCAGGTGGCCTTGCAAAAGGGGCAAGCATGAATGAATTGGCACAAAGATGTTCTAGCAGAATTAAATCTGTAATTTTAATTGGGGCAGATCGCGAGCTAATAGCAGAGGCGTTCAAGGAAAAATCACCTGCCATTGAGATTTATAGAGTTGATCAAATTAGTGATGCAAAGAAATTGATGGAAGATGTTGTTTTCCAAGCAATTAATATTGCTAAGCC
- the mraY gene encoding phospho-N-acetylmuramoyl-pentapeptide-transferase, whose product MKGILLSGAIAAIFAFFATPALIKILTRKGYGQIIREDGPTTHHIKHGTPTMGGLALIAAVIVGYFASHLITGVAPTTSALLVIGLILGLGFVGLLDDWLKIVKQRSLGLKAKQKLFGQALVAGLFAYAGLQFPDQDGLSPISANLSTVRDTAIKMSVALVIIWVILMVLATSNGVNLTDGLDGLATGAAVMVFTAFILIGVWEFGQSCAVSPGLKCYEVRDPLDLAVLAAALAGACGGFLWWNASPAKIFMGDVGSLALGGALAGMAITLRTQLLLVVLGFIFVLITASVIIQVVYFKISGGKRVFKMAPLQHHFELMGWGEVTIVIRFWIIASLGVAAGLGLFYAQWVVS is encoded by the coding sequence ATGAAAGGTATTTTGCTCTCTGGTGCTATCGCTGCAATTTTTGCCTTCTTTGCTACTCCTGCTTTAATAAAAATCTTAACAAGGAAGGGTTACGGCCAAATAATTCGTGAAGATGGGCCAACTACACATCATATAAAGCATGGAACACCAACTATGGGGGGTCTTGCTTTAATAGCTGCGGTAATTGTGGGTTATTTCGCAAGCCACTTAATAACCGGTGTTGCCCCAACTACATCAGCATTATTGGTAATTGGACTAATTCTGGGACTGGGATTTGTTGGATTATTGGATGATTGGCTAAAAATCGTAAAACAAAGATCGTTAGGATTAAAAGCTAAGCAAAAATTATTTGGTCAAGCTTTAGTTGCTGGATTATTTGCTTATGCTGGATTGCAGTTTCCAGACCAAGATGGTTTATCTCCAATTTCAGCAAACCTATCCACGGTAAGAGATACCGCGATAAAAATGTCAGTTGCGCTTGTAATTATTTGGGTAATTTTGATGGTGCTAGCAACTAGTAATGGTGTGAATTTGACTGATGGATTAGACGGCTTGGCCACTGGCGCCGCAGTTATGGTTTTTACCGCCTTCATTTTAATTGGGGTTTGGGAGTTTGGCCAAAGTTGCGCGGTATCACCTGGGCTTAAATGTTATGAGGTTAGAGATCCGCTTGATCTTGCTGTATTAGCGGCTGCATTAGCGGGTGCATGTGGCGGATTTTTATGGTGGAATGCTTCACCCGCCAAAATATTTATGGGTGATGTTGGCTCCCTTGCGTTGGGCGGAGCATTAGCTGGAATGGCAATAACATTAAGAACTCAACTGTTGCTAGTTGTGCTTGGATTTATATTTGTTCTGATTACTGCGTCGGTAATAATTCAAGTGGTTTATTTTAAAATTTCAGGTGGCAAGCGTGTTTTCAAGATGGCCCCATTGCAGCATCACTTTGAATTAATGGGTTGGGGCGAGGTAACCATTGTCATCAGATTCTGGATCATTGCCAGTCTTGGTGTTGCCGCAGGCTTGGGATTGTTTTATGCCCAATGGGTCGTTTCCTAG
- a CDS encoding UDP-N-acetylmuramoyl-tripeptide--D-alanyl-D-alanine ligase: protein MIKISAAKFAQVVSGKLHNIPEEMMIDQNPVINSKNATDGTFFVAFKGLNVDGHDFVNEAVSSGAKFALVSKPVEVSSIVVADVGRALLDLAKYVRENIKDLKVIGITGSQGKTTTKELLDSILKNIGPTISTIDNLNTEIGLPLTLLRCTEDTKYCILEMGARHVGDIAKLTQISSPDVGVVLVVGQAHLGEFGSVERLAKTKAELVENLGEGKVAVLGCYDSFTPKMAENSKVKKILFGEGQEIRAADIEIHGGYANFDLVTPKDRSRVSLHVLGEHQIANALGAAGAAYALGIGGEKISLGLTTAALSSKWRMQIEDFSEIKIIHDYYNANPESMKAAVKSLAFLSQEGGGQSWAILGKMHELGGSEKSGHEDVAQYCVEIGIDHLVSVGTELYTLPAKKDFEGNLLLHKCSNPQAVLELVKNFSAGDVVLLKASRSEKFEELASIIKDAWNGREK from the coding sequence ATGATTAAAATTTCAGCAGCGAAATTTGCCCAGGTAGTTTCGGGGAAATTACACAATATTCCAGAGGAGATGATGATTGATCAAAATCCGGTGATCAATTCGAAAAATGCTACAGATGGCACTTTTTTTGTAGCCTTCAAAGGGTTAAATGTGGATGGTCATGATTTCGTCAACGAAGCTGTGTCTTCCGGGGCAAAATTTGCATTAGTTTCTAAACCAGTTGAGGTTTCATCAATTGTGGTGGCAGATGTTGGTCGAGCACTTTTGGATCTAGCAAAATATGTTAGAGAAAACATTAAAGATCTTAAGGTAATAGGAATTACAGGTTCACAAGGAAAAACCACTACTAAAGAGCTCTTAGACTCTATTTTAAAAAATATTGGCCCAACTATTTCGACCATTGATAATCTAAACACCGAAATCGGATTGCCATTAACTTTACTTAGGTGCACAGAAGATACAAAATATTGTATTTTAGAGATGGGAGCCAGACATGTTGGTGATATTGCAAAGCTGACCCAGATCTCATCACCAGATGTTGGCGTGGTCTTAGTTGTAGGTCAGGCACATTTAGGTGAGTTTGGTTCTGTTGAGAGATTAGCAAAAACCAAGGCAGAGTTGGTAGAAAACCTCGGTGAGGGAAAAGTTGCAGTTTTAGGTTGTTATGACTCTTTCACACCAAAAATGGCTGAAAATTCAAAGGTTAAGAAAATACTTTTTGGCGAGGGGCAGGAGATAAGAGCGGCTGATATTGAGATCCACGGCGGATATGCAAATTTTGATCTAGTCACACCAAAGGATCGAAGCCGAGTATCACTGCATGTTCTAGGTGAGCATCAAATTGCAAACGCATTGGGTGCTGCTGGCGCAGCATATGCACTTGGTATAGGTGGTGAGAAAATATCTCTTGGTCTTACTACCGCTGCTTTGAGCAGTAAGTGGCGCATGCAAATTGAGGATTTCTCCGAAATTAAAATAATTCACGATTATTACAACGCTAATCCAGAAAGTATGAAGGCAGCGGTGAAGTCACTTGCTTTCTTAAGCCAAGAAGGTGGCGGACAATCTTGGGCGATTTTAGGCAAAATGCATGAGTTAGGTGGATCTGAGAAATCGGGCCATGAGGATGTTGCGCAGTACTGTGTTGAGATTGGGATAGATCATCTAGTCAGTGTGGGCACCGAGCTCTACACACTGCCTGCAAAAAAGGATTTTGAGGGGAATTTGCTCCTACATAAGTGCTCAAACCCGCAGGCTGTTTTAGAGTTAGTCAAGAATTTTTCGGCTGGCGATGTGGTGTTGCTCAAGGCATCAAGGTCTGAGAAGTTTGAAGAGCTAGCTAGCATTATTAAAGATGCCTGGAATGGGAGAGAGAAATGA